Proteins from one Desulfuribacillus alkaliarsenatis genomic window:
- a CDS encoding rhodanese-like domain-containing protein: protein MKKTLYLTVLLAVSIALIFTGCGQSTTTNPEGEEIPFNYISTSEFRAMIDAGDLESGKIIAVCSQTEAEFAESSVPGAIVTHARPLETADDFAKLNPALEAINTSDAKVVILCPRGGSGATRPFEYFMENGVDTDRLLILQGGVEAFAIDYPDYVVTQ, encoded by the coding sequence GTGAAAAAGACATTATATCTTACGGTTTTATTAGCTGTTTCAATTGCATTAATCTTTACAGGATGTGGACAAAGCACAACGACAAATCCTGAAGGTGAAGAAATTCCATTTAACTACATCTCGACGTCAGAGTTTAGAGCTATGATTGATGCTGGTGATCTTGAGTCAGGAAAAATTATAGCTGTTTGCTCACAAACAGAAGCAGAGTTTGCTGAATCTAGTGTTCCAGGAGCTATCGTTACACATGCAAGACCTTTAGAGACGGCAGATGACTTTGCTAAGTTAAATCCAGCTCTAGAAGCAATAAACACGTCTGATGCTAAAGTTGTAATCCTTTGTCCGCGTGGCGGTAGTGGAGCTACGAGACCGTTTGAGTATTTCATGGAAAATGGTGTAGACACTGATCGTTTACTAATTTTGCAAGGTGGAGTAGAAGCATTCGCAATAGATTACCCAGATTATGTAGTAACTCAATAG
- a CDS encoding rhodanese-like domain-containing protein codes for MLLSLLAYLIGETNIPDTSYQTVDIELAKELLESGEYTLIDVRSQSEYDDEHIIGAHLIPCEELETRINELNKDKNYMIICRSGNRSKKACMILAAYGFKNILNIDGGIKKWYNTNEKVSKH; via the coding sequence ATGCTATTATCTTTGCTTGCATACTTAATTGGAGAGACCAATATACCAGATACTTCATATCAAACAGTTGATATTGAACTAGCCAAAGAGCTATTAGAAAGTGGAGAATATACTTTAATTGATGTTAGATCTCAAAGCGAATATGATGACGAACATATTATTGGAGCGCATTTGATACCCTGTGAGGAGTTAGAAACAAGAATAAACGAGCTAAATAAAGACAAGAATTATATGATTATCTGTAGAAGTGGAAATAGAAGTAAAAAAGCTTGTATGATTCTTGCTGCATATGGTTTTAAAAATATTTTGAATATAGATGGTGGTATAAAAAAATGGTATAATACAAATGAGAAGGTATCCAAGCATTAA
- a CDS encoding rhodanese-like domain-containing protein: protein MKKSLVFFILIILSMTAIVGCSSVSYKNVTSDQAKTLLEDSTYILLDVRTTEEYRDNHVPGSILIPVQELELRLDELDKDKKYLVLCRSGNRSVTASEILIEHGFGYVYNVMGGINQW, encoded by the coding sequence ATGAAAAAATCGTTGGTGTTTTTTATTTTAATAATACTCAGTATGACGGCTATAGTGGGATGTAGCTCCGTATCATATAAAAACGTCACATCAGACCAAGCGAAAACATTACTCGAAGATAGTACTTATATTCTACTAGATGTACGTACAACAGAAGAATATAGAGATAATCATGTCCCAGGATCGATTTTAATACCTGTACAGGAATTAGAGCTACGACTAGATGAGTTAGATAAGGATAAAAAATATTTAGTACTTTGCCGAAGTGGGAACAGAAGCGTAACTGCAAGTGAGATTTTAATCGAACATGGTTTTGGGTATGTATATAATGTGATGGGAGGAATAAACCAATGGTAG
- a CDS encoding rhodanese-like domain-containing protein, whose protein sequence is MVGKANGIKFKLSVLFVAVALIVTGCFGENNKDVDAQEANSLMEKENYVMIDVRTPEEFAEGHVPGSINIPVGEIEERLDELDRDKSYLMMCRVGVRSERARDILVENGFGNVYNIKGGIIEWPYELEQ, encoded by the coding sequence ATGGTAGGTAAAGCCAATGGCATCAAGTTTAAGTTAAGTGTATTGTTTGTTGCTGTTGCCCTAATTGTTACAGGATGCTTTGGTGAAAATAATAAAGATGTAGACGCGCAAGAAGCTAACTCGTTAATGGAAAAAGAAAATTATGTGATGATAGATGTAAGGACACCAGAGGAATTTGCAGAAGGGCACGTGCCTGGTTCAATAAATATACCTGTTGGTGAGATTGAAGAGAGACTTGATGAATTAGATAGAGATAAGAGCTACCTTATGATGTGTCGTGTGGGAGTTCGTAGCGAGCGAGCTAGAGATATACTGGTTGAGAATGGTTTTGGAAATGTCTATAATATCAAGGGTGGCATCATAGAGTGGCCCTATGAGTTAGAACAATAG
- the tsaE gene encoding tRNA (adenosine(37)-N6)-threonylcarbamoyltransferase complex ATPase subunit type 1 TsaE → MQTYKFISNNIESTLLIGSDLGQLLQRGDVITLTGDLGAGKTTLTKGIAQGLGINAPVSSPTFTIIKEYQQGHIPLYHFDLYRLGESALDEDLGYEEYLYGDGVCVIEWSQFIAELLPEDCLNITINHRGSEESEREIQFSFKSQRWEPIIKELMNKCGI, encoded by the coding sequence ATGCAAACATATAAATTTATAAGTAATAACATAGAGTCGACCTTATTGATTGGCTCGGATCTTGGTCAATTATTACAACGAGGTGATGTGATTACCTTGACTGGAGATTTGGGGGCAGGCAAGACGACGCTAACTAAAGGGATTGCGCAAGGGTTAGGCATTAATGCTCCAGTTAGCAGTCCTACATTTACTATAATTAAAGAATACCAGCAAGGTCATATACCGCTATACCATTTTGATTTATATCGCTTGGGTGAGAGCGCACTTGATGAGGATCTAGGTTATGAGGAGTATTTGTATGGTGACGGTGTCTGTGTAATTGAATGGTCACAGTTTATCGCCGAGCTATTACCAGAAGACTGTTTAAATATAACAATAAACCATAGAGGGTCAGAGGAATCAGAGCGCGAAATTCAATTCTCATTTAAAAGTCAAAGATGGGAACCAATTATAAAGGAGTTAATGAATAAATGTGGTATTTAG
- the tsaB gene encoding tRNA (adenosine(37)-N6)-threonylcarbamoyltransferase complex dimerization subunit type 1 TsaB produces MWYLAFDTSTQVLSVALGNDESVVAEYTTNIKRDHSSRLMPAIESLMKEANIATKDLSGIIVGKGPGSYTGLRIGVSTAKSMAWALKIPLAGVSSLSLIARTGKYFGGLIVPLIDARRGQVYTGLYGMQNEQWTSMEQDRIVLMKDWLEHLQANYTGYKLLFVSTDIELYREMIESAFDSEKYKIAKMASQYSRSGELLELGIPMLDNNQIQESKSFAPEYLRLAEAEHNWLKQQSKL; encoded by the coding sequence ATGTGGTATTTAGCCTTTGATACGTCTACGCAGGTGCTTTCTGTTGCTCTTGGCAATGATGAAAGTGTAGTAGCGGAATATACAACAAATATAAAGAGGGATCACTCATCTCGGCTTATGCCTGCAATTGAGTCGCTAATGAAGGAAGCAAACATAGCAACAAAGGATTTATCAGGAATTATTGTAGGTAAAGGACCAGGATCATATACTGGACTACGTATTGGTGTTTCGACCGCTAAAAGTATGGCCTGGGCACTTAAGATTCCATTAGCAGGAGTCTCGAGTCTTTCTCTTATAGCTAGAACTGGCAAGTATTTTGGTGGTTTGATAGTTCCTTTAATAGATGCCAGGCGTGGACAAGTATACACTGGATTATACGGTATGCAGAACGAGCAGTGGACATCAATGGAACAAGACCGAATAGTACTAATGAAAGACTGGTTAGAACATTTGCAAGCAAATTATACAGGGTACAAGCTGTTATTTGTCAGCACCGACATTGAACTATACCGTGAGATGATTGAATCTGCCTTTGATTCAGAGAAGTATAAAATAGCAAAAATGGCCAGTCAATATAGTCGTTCTGGTGAACTCTTGGAATTAGGTATACCAATGCTAGATAATAATCAAATCCAAGAATCAAAGTCATTTGCACCTGAGTATCTGCGTTTAGCAGAGGCAGAGCATAACTGGCTCAAACAACAAAGCAAACTGTAA